The Maniola hyperantus chromosome 19, iAphHyp1.2, whole genome shotgun sequence genome has a window encoding:
- the Ing5 gene encoding inhibitor of growth protein 5, with protein sequence MTSALYLEHYLDSLQHLPIELQRNFKLMRDLDDRAHGLMKTIDLMADDLLPNISKMDEETKKEKVNTIQGLFNKAKEYGDDKVQLAIQTYELVDKHIRRLDSDLARFESEIQEKVMSSRAAQQAAADQETNPTTVKKGRKKLKGSEKTATTTGKKKRTGASSEEDAVASGRSAAKKKAHRKGTTTTAAATKEQEENADLDSVGGMAHPSDVLDMPVDPNEPTYCLCHQVSYGEMIGCDNLDCPIEWFHFACVDLKIKPKGKWYCPKCTQDRKKK encoded by the coding sequence ATGACTTCAGCCCTTTATCTGGAACACTATTTGGACAGTCTGCAGCATTTACCGATAGAACTGCAAAGGAATTTTAAGCTAATGCGGGACCTCGACGACAGAGCTCACGGCCTAATGAAGACCATCGATCTTATGGCCGATGATTTGTTACCGAATATATCTAAAATGGACGAAGAAAcgaaaaaagaaaaggtgaacACAATACAGGGGCTGTTCAACAAGGCAAAGGAGTACGGGGACGACAAAGTACAGCTCGCAATACAAACATATGAGCTCGTGGACAAACACATACGTCGCCTCGATTCTGACCTCGCGCGATTTGAATCCGAAATTCAAGAGAAAGTAATGAGCTCCCGCGCGGCGCAGCAGGCGGCCGCGGACCAAGAGACCAATCCTACCACTGTTAAAAAGGGAAGAAAGAAACTTAAAGGTAGTGAGAAGACTGCAACGACGACAGGGAAGAAAAAACGCACGGGTGCGTCGAGTGAGGAAGATGCCGTCGCGAGCGGCAGGTCGGCGGCTAAGAAGAAGGCGCATCGCAAGGGTACTACGACCACAGCCGCAGCCACCAAAGAGCAGGAAGAAAACGCCGACCTGGACTCTGTTGGAGGTATGGCACACCCCAGTGATGTACTCGACATGCCGGTCGATCCCAACGAACCCACATACTGCCTTTGCCACCAAGTGTCCTATGGAGAGATGATAGGTTGTGACAACCTTGACTGCCCTATCGAGTGGTTCCACTTTGCATGCGTAGACCTTAAGATCAAGCCCAAAGGCAAGTGGTACTGCCCCAAGTGTACGCAAGATAGGAAAAAGAAATGA
- the LOC117991269 gene encoding low density lipoprotein receptor adapter protein 1-like, which produces MTTLLRRMWKNHSKHKKLCEEWALAECEGEGWWREAKDGRGSMEVRYAGIAPVERAASAPATALAVRSALHTAKTLNKKLQRVNLDISPKGILVSDAESQDNVLSVSIYKISYCSADAANARVFAVVEGKSAGGEESHVVHVFVCARRKQARALALSLAHAFNDAYQAWQANEAASLKSGGQRLVTPWVHFPDESDEETENEQWNAPAPLVTFA; this is translated from the exons atgaccACGCTCCTGAGAAGAATGTGGAAAAATCATTCGAAACACAAAA aGCTTTGCGAGGAGTGGGCTCTAGCAGAATGTGAAGGGGAGGGTTGGTGGAGAGAAGCGAAGGATGGCAGAGGCAGTATGGAGGTGCGGTACGCGGGTATCGCGCCCGTAGAACGCGCCGCTTCTGCACCTGCTACGGCACTTGCAGTACGCTCGGCGCTTCATACTGCTAAAA CCTTGAATAAAAAGTTGCAGAGGGTGAACCTGGACATCAGCCCGAAGGGCATCCTGGTGTCCGATGCAGAGTCACAGGATAATGTTCTCAGCGTttctatttataa GATCTCATACTGCTCCGCGGATGCAGCAAACGCGCGCGTTTTCGCGGTGGTCGAAGGCAAAAGCGCAGGCGGGGAAGAGAGTCACGTGGTGCACGTGTTCGTATGCGCGCGGCGAAAGCAGGCCAGAGCACTCGCACTCTCACTTGCACACGCCTTCAACGATGCTTACCAG GCTTGGCAAGCAAACGAAGCTGCCTCTTTAAAATCGGGCGGCCAGCGCCTTGTAACGCCATGG GTCCATTTTCCCGACGAATCGGACGAAGAAACTGAGAATGAACAATGGAACGCGCCCGCTCCGCTTGTGACTTTCGCCTGA
- the LOC117991274 gene encoding lysozyme-like, producing the protein MVSAVIKLSALLMLVGVCFADISEKPVTELCLGCMCQAISGCKLGQGCDGNVCGLFQMTWGYWADAGKPVLPGVSPDSPDAYSSCANDPHCAATAVQGYMKKFGQDCNGDGVINCYDYMAIHKLGGYGCTGDLPFKYVQVFNQCVAAVAAHQQG; encoded by the exons ATGGTGTCAGCTGTGATTAAGTTAAGTGCGTTGCTGATGCTGGTGGGAGTCTGCTTTGCGGACATAA gTGAAAAACCGGTCACCGAGCTGTGCCTTGGGTGTATGTGCCAAGCTATCTCCGGCTGCAAGCTGGGGCAGGGTTGCGACGGCAACGTCTGCGGCCTGTTCCAAATGACCTGGGGATACTGGGCTGATGCCGGCAAACCAGTGCTACCTGGCGTCTCTCCTGACTCTCCCGATG CGTATTCGAGCTGTGCCAACGACCCTCATTGCGCGGCCACCGCCGTCCAGGGGTACATGAAGAAATTCGGACAG gACTGCAACGGAGACGGCGTAATCAACTGCTACGACTACATGGCGATCCACAAACTCGGCGGATACGGGTGCACAGGTGACCTACCGTTCAAATACGTCCAGGTCTTCAACCAGTGTGTGGCAGCCGTTGCAGCACATCAGCAGGGTTGA